One stretch of Streptomyces sp. NBC_00443 DNA includes these proteins:
- a CDS encoding LmeA family phospholipid-binding protein, translating into MRRSQQHGHDYGYGPDHDHNPDHAYESAYEPYEPYAPHEPMDPNEPRRPHRSRRRVTAVAVAALVTLTLLPVAADRFAAARIESRTAKAFQEGMNTPVEPEVHVRGFPVVTQAASGTLDHVDITARDIPARGTTRPLPVSELSLRLDGLTKSDDDGEARARSAEATAFLSYADVSNALGLEISQGRRPGRVSAVVLLPLGEEVTVTTTVTADSGNRIVFDDFTVSGGALPGVGSAVLDKVFQQPIQLRNIPEGLHLRSVTPTADGLSARFSGRAVTFRPDAESQGDV; encoded by the coding sequence ATGCGCCGGTCCCAACAGCACGGACATGACTACGGCTACGGCCCCGACCATGACCACAACCCCGACCACGCCTACGAGTCGGCGTATGAGCCCTACGAGCCGTACGCCCCGCACGAGCCGATGGATCCGAACGAGCCCCGCCGCCCCCACCGCAGCCGGCGACGAGTCACCGCCGTCGCCGTCGCCGCCCTGGTCACGCTGACCCTCCTCCCCGTCGCCGCCGACCGGTTCGCGGCGGCGCGCATCGAGTCACGTACGGCGAAGGCGTTCCAGGAGGGCATGAACACACCCGTCGAGCCGGAGGTGCACGTCCGCGGCTTCCCCGTGGTGACGCAGGCGGCGTCCGGCACCCTGGACCACGTCGACATCACCGCCCGCGACATACCGGCCCGCGGGACAACGCGCCCGCTGCCGGTGAGCGAACTCTCTCTCCGGCTCGACGGGTTGACGAAGTCCGACGACGACGGCGAGGCACGGGCCCGCAGTGCGGAGGCGACCGCCTTCCTGTCGTACGCGGACGTCTCGAACGCGCTCGGGCTGGAGATCTCCCAGGGCCGCCGTCCGGGCCGGGTGAGCGCGGTCGTCCTCCTGCCCCTCGGTGAGGAGGTCACCGTGACGACGACCGTGACGGCGGACTCCGGAAACCGCATCGTCTTCGACGACTTCACCGTCTCGGGCGGGGCGTTGCCCGGCGTCGGGAGCGCGGTGCTCGACAAGGTCTTCCAGCAACCGATCCAGCTGCGGAACATCCCCGAAGGGCTGCATCTGCGCTCGGTCACCCCCACGGCCGACGGCCTCAGCGCCCGCTTCTCGGGCCGCGCGGTCACCTTCCGGCCGGACGCGGAGTCGCAGGGCGACGTCTGA
- a CDS encoding TetR/AcrR family transcriptional regulator, with protein MTSPTAPHPVRRRRTTRATRARILDAALRELGRNPECSLGDIAEAAGVARRTVYTHFTGRAALVEGLAGEAAEAIRLAVADTSGTDASGTDASGTGPGAPDPGPASALAHFVLTLWPVGDCYRTLMGLAHQDLGSEQVSDLLAPARERVAGILAEGQRQGVFHGAVPAGPLSGAIEAHLLALLGTVNSGIWADDGTGAATAALIAAGVDSDTAAVTVRRLHATDRIRPPHRPH; from the coding sequence GTGACCAGCCCGACAGCCCCGCACCCCGTACGCCGCCGCCGTACGACGCGTGCCACGCGCGCCCGCATCCTGGACGCGGCCCTGCGGGAACTGGGCCGCAACCCCGAGTGCAGCCTCGGCGACATCGCCGAAGCCGCGGGGGTGGCACGGCGCACCGTCTACACGCACTTCACCGGCCGGGCGGCGCTGGTGGAGGGGCTCGCCGGGGAGGCGGCGGAGGCGATACGCCTTGCCGTCGCCGACACGAGCGGGACCGATGCGAGCGGGACCGATGCGAGCGGGACCGGCCCGGGCGCACCCGACCCCGGCCCCGCGAGTGCCCTGGCCCACTTCGTCCTCACCCTGTGGCCGGTCGGCGACTGCTACCGCACGCTGATGGGCCTCGCCCACCAGGACCTGGGCAGCGAGCAGGTGAGCGACCTCCTCGCCCCGGCCCGCGAGCGGGTCGCCGGCATTCTCGCCGAAGGGCAGCGTCAGGGTGTGTTCCACGGCGCCGTACCGGCCGGACCGCTCAGCGGCGCCATCGAGGCCCACCTGCTCGCCCTGCTCGGCACGGTCAACTCCGGGATCTGGGCTGACGACGGCACGGGAGCCGCCACCGCCGCGCTGATCGCCGCCGGAGTCGACAGCGACACAGCCGCCGTCACGGTCCGGCGGCTGCACGCCACCGACCGGATCCGTCCGCCCCACCGACCCCACTGA
- a CDS encoding MFS transporter: MPFLATTPVEKMTGPYTRRWWALLVLCLSLLIVVMANTSLIVAAPGMTRDLDLTSSDLQWVIDGYTVPYAALMLVLGAIGDKYSRRGALIVGLLIFAGGSVMGSLVDETALVITARAVMGVGAAVVMPATLSLLVAIFPRGERAKAITGWTATSGLAIAVGPLVAGWLLEDHAWGSTFLINVPIAIVAAVGALALVPPSKAAGMGRIDYVGGLLSIVSVGSLVYAAIEGPHFGWGAGPIAAAVAAGVGLLAFVAWELRHPHPMLDVRKFAQRPFSGSMLAVLFFFFGTFGSLYYATQYLQFVLGYGALETGVRLLPLAGAVFVGAAVTGRLTPKLGVKAMVVSGMVIGTAGVFLLTLIDQGSSYTDFLASLIMLGFAIGLSVSPATDTIMGSFPESELGVGGGANDTSLELGGALGIAILGSLLGTAYRDKLTELIGGQLPHSALETAKDSVGGGLAVAQEVAKNPAGGAQQAQALVDAVHEAFAHGVAQTSLIGGIIMAAGTLIVLAVLPGHRKAGKHRSEGAQEKSEPQEEQEMRETRDSQEAHTGGAV; encoded by the coding sequence GTGCCCTTCCTTGCCACCACACCCGTCGAGAAGATGACCGGGCCGTACACACGGCGCTGGTGGGCACTGCTCGTGCTCTGCCTGAGCCTGCTGATCGTCGTCATGGCCAACACGTCGCTGATCGTGGCCGCGCCCGGCATGACCCGGGATCTGGACCTCACCAGCAGCGACCTGCAGTGGGTCATCGACGGCTACACCGTCCCGTACGCGGCGCTGATGCTCGTCCTGGGCGCGATCGGCGACAAGTACAGCCGCCGCGGCGCCCTGATCGTGGGCCTGCTGATCTTCGCGGGCGGATCCGTGATGGGCAGCCTGGTCGACGAGACCGCGCTCGTCATCACCGCCCGCGCGGTCATGGGAGTCGGTGCCGCCGTCGTCATGCCGGCCACCCTGTCCCTGCTGGTCGCGATCTTCCCTCGCGGTGAGCGCGCCAAGGCCATCACGGGCTGGACCGCCACCTCGGGCCTCGCCATCGCCGTGGGCCCGCTGGTCGCCGGCTGGCTCCTGGAGGACCACGCCTGGGGGTCGACCTTCCTGATCAACGTGCCCATCGCGATCGTCGCCGCCGTCGGCGCGCTGGCGCTCGTGCCGCCGTCGAAGGCGGCGGGCATGGGCCGGATCGACTACGTCGGCGGGCTGCTGTCCATCGTCTCCGTCGGCTCGCTCGTGTACGCGGCCATCGAGGGCCCGCACTTCGGCTGGGGCGCCGGTCCGATCGCCGCGGCCGTGGCCGCCGGTGTCGGCCTGCTGGCCTTCGTCGCCTGGGAGCTGCGCCACCCGCACCCGATGCTGGACGTGCGCAAGTTCGCCCAGCGGCCGTTCAGCGGCTCGATGCTCGCGGTGCTGTTCTTCTTCTTCGGCACCTTCGGCTCGCTCTACTACGCCACCCAGTACCTCCAGTTCGTCCTCGGTTACGGGGCACTGGAGACCGGCGTACGGCTGCTGCCGCTGGCCGGTGCCGTCTTCGTCGGCGCCGCGGTGACCGGGCGGCTGACGCCGAAGCTCGGCGTGAAGGCCATGGTCGTCTCCGGCATGGTGATCGGCACGGCCGGCGTGTTCCTGCTCACCCTGATCGACCAGGGCTCCTCGTACACCGACTTCCTGGCGTCGCTGATCATGCTGGGCTTCGCGATCGGTCTGAGCGTGTCCCCGGCCACCGACACGATCATGGGCTCCTTCCCCGAGTCCGAGCTGGGCGTCGGCGGCGGCGCGAACGACACCTCGCTGGAGCTGGGCGGTGCCCTGGGCATCGCGATCCTCGGCTCGCTGCTGGGTACGGCGTACCGCGACAAGCTCACGGAGCTGATCGGCGGCCAGCTGCCGCACTCCGCGCTGGAGACGGCCAAGGACTCGGTGGGCGGCGGTCTCGCGGTGGCCCAGGAGGTGGCGAAGAACCCGGCCGGCGGCGCCCAGCAGGCCCAGGCCCTCGTCGACGCCGTCCACGAGGCCTTCGCCCACGGCGTCGCCCAGACCAGCCTGATCGGCGGGATCATCATGGCCGCCGGCACGCTGATCGTCCTCGCCGTCCTTCCCGGCCACCGCAAGGCGGGCAAGCACCGCTCGGAGGGCGCGCAGGAGAAGTCGGAGCCTCAGGAGGAGCAGGAGATGAGGGAGACCCGCGACTCGCAGGAGGCCCACACGGGCGGCGCCGTCTGA
- a CDS encoding TetR/AcrR family transcriptional regulator, whose amino-acid sequence MTKPVAREPLRRNARANRARILATARREFGRNPDVTLEELARAAGVVRRTLFGHFPGREALLEALAEEASESLRGALASGVQAVEGEPAEHSLARLAFSMWPVGDRYRLLLALAQRDLGAERVAEVLAPARATATAILERGQRDGVFHTHLPAAALSAGLEAMTVALLESVNTGVLEDDGTRVAIVTLIAAGVPEERARAVAEAVAPTVPAMPDAADD is encoded by the coding sequence GTGACCAAGCCCGTCGCCCGCGAGCCCCTGCGCCGCAACGCGCGGGCCAACCGGGCGCGCATCCTGGCCACGGCCCGCCGGGAGTTCGGCCGGAACCCGGACGTCACGCTGGAGGAGCTGGCACGCGCCGCGGGTGTCGTACGGCGCACTCTCTTCGGCCACTTCCCCGGGCGCGAGGCGCTGTTGGAGGCCCTCGCCGAGGAGGCGTCCGAGAGTCTGCGCGGCGCGCTGGCCTCCGGTGTGCAGGCCGTCGAGGGGGAGCCCGCCGAGCACTCGCTCGCCCGGCTCGCCTTCTCGATGTGGCCCGTGGGTGACCGCTACCGCCTGCTGTTGGCGCTGGCTCAGCGCGACCTGGGCGCGGAACGGGTGGCCGAGGTGCTGGCACCGGCCCGCGCCACGGCCACGGCCATCCTGGAGCGGGGTCAGCGGGACGGCGTCTTCCACACCCACCTGCCGGCCGCCGCGCTCAGCGCTGGGCTGGAGGCGATGACGGTCGCGCTGCTGGAGTCGGTCAACACCGGGGTGCTGGAGGACGACGGCACCCGGGTCGCCATCGTCACCCTCATCGCGGCCGGCGTTCCGGAGGAACGGGCGCGGGCGGTGGCGGAGGCGGTCGCGCCGACGGTGCCCGCCATGCCGGACGCCGCCGACGACTGA
- a CDS encoding sensor histidine kinase encodes MSTSPERRYADRIEEFSDRHPHVVDVVLVAALMGCASLGSMLTLPGADPPDQDRTAVAFMGVACLALLKHRSHPRVAVVVAAACTVTVIALGYLLTPLLLAPVMGALYWLATLTDRPTTRAYGIATMVAVTVAAAISDSMDHLSLLLRTIGPFFWLLLPLAAGNMTRLRRAYLQAVQARAEHAERTREEEARLRVTEERMRIARELHDVVAHHLALANAQAGTAAHLVLTSPQQSQHILTDLTGTTSSALRELKATLGLLRQNGDPDSAPLEPSPGLARLPELVSACASAGVTVTVTTDGEPQPLSPGVDLTAFRIVQEALTNVTKHATAEAATVRIGYSDSRLLITVVNDGPTAAGAGSVPGTGALHGFGVMGMRERAHSVGGELCAGPRPEGGFEVTTALPLQPYGAGEPTTP; translated from the coding sequence ATGAGCACCAGCCCGGAGCGGCGCTACGCGGACCGCATCGAGGAGTTCTCGGACCGCCACCCCCATGTCGTCGACGTGGTGCTGGTCGCGGCGCTGATGGGCTGCGCGTCCCTCGGCAGCATGCTCACCCTGCCCGGCGCCGACCCGCCGGACCAGGACAGGACCGCCGTCGCCTTCATGGGGGTGGCCTGCCTCGCCCTGCTGAAGCACCGCAGCCACCCGCGCGTCGCCGTCGTCGTGGCCGCCGCCTGCACGGTGACCGTGATCGCGCTGGGGTATCTGCTCACCCCGCTGCTGCTGGCGCCCGTCATGGGCGCGCTCTACTGGCTGGCCACCCTCACCGACCGCCCGACGACCCGCGCCTACGGCATCGCGACCATGGTGGCCGTGACCGTCGCGGCGGCGATCTCCGACAGCATGGACCACCTCTCGCTGCTGCTCAGGACGATCGGCCCGTTCTTCTGGCTGCTGCTGCCCCTCGCCGCCGGCAACATGACGCGGCTGCGGCGCGCCTACCTCCAGGCCGTGCAGGCCCGAGCCGAGCACGCCGAGCGCACCCGGGAGGAGGAGGCCCGGCTGCGCGTCACCGAAGAGCGCATGCGGATCGCCCGCGAACTGCACGACGTCGTCGCCCACCACCTGGCCCTGGCCAACGCCCAGGCCGGCACGGCCGCGCACCTGGTGCTCACCAGCCCGCAGCAGTCGCAGCATATCCTCACCGACCTGACCGGGACGACGTCCTCCGCGCTGCGCGAACTGAAGGCCACACTGGGCCTGCTGCGACAGAACGGCGACCCGGACTCCGCCCCCCTGGAACCGTCCCCCGGGCTCGCCCGGCTGCCCGAGCTGGTCTCGGCGTGCGCGTCGGCGGGGGTCACCGTCACGGTGACCACGGACGGGGAACCGCAGCCGCTGTCCCCCGGTGTGGACCTGACCGCGTTCCGGATCGTGCAGGAGGCACTCACCAACGTCACCAAGCACGCCACCGCGGAAGCCGCGACCGTACGGATCGGCTACTCCGACTCCCGTCTGCTGATCACGGTCGTCAACGACGGCCCCACCGCAGCCGGTGCCGGCTCCGTTCCCGGGACCGGGGCGCTCCACGGCTTCGGCGTCATGGGCATGCGCGAGCGGGCCCACTCCGTCGGCGGCGAACTCTGCGCGGGCCCGCGCCCCGAGGGCGGCTTCGAGGTCACGACCGCGCTGCCCCTGCAGCCGTACGGTGCCGGGGAGCCTACGACCCCATGA
- a CDS encoding MMPL family transporter — protein sequence MATFLYRVGRLAFRRRWYVALVWAAVLAAVGLGALKAPGAVDEEFSMPGIESQNAFDLMEERFPGATADGATARVVFVAPGGQKMTAAENKKAVEEAVAELGDGSQVASAVDPFRTQAVSKDGTTAYSTVTYKVGASELTDASKAHLERTLTQAQESGLTVEAGGTAMDDGGGPGGAAEVIGVAIAAVVLLVTFGSLAAAGLPLLTAVIGVGVSMATILALSSALGLSTTTGTLAMMLGLAVGIDYALFVVSRYREERAKGRAPQEAVGMAVGTAGSAVVFAGLTVVIALAGLAVVGIPMLTKMGLAAAGAVVVGVLIALTLVPAFLGFWPNAVLSRRARKSGRTEESVESNGGTRWARFVLRRPLPVLLLGVVGLGALAVPMTGLQLGMPGDEAKSTSTTERRAYDALAEAFGPGFNGPLTVVVDAKGDADPKGAVSTIAEEIGGTKGVVSVSPARFNGAGDTAVFSVVPSTAPTDERTKDLVTTIRGERDGVEAGTGATFEVTGTTAMNIDIAGKVQAALVPYLIVVVGLAILLLLVVFRSLLVPLKAALGFLLSVLASLGAVVVVFQQGHGAELLGVEQTGPIMSLMPIFLVGIVFGLAMDYEVFLVSRMREAYVHGESSGQAVTSGFRHSARVVVAAALIMIAVFAGFIGESDSMIKMIGFGLASAVLLDAFVVRMAIVPAVLALLGDKAWWLPKWLDRILPRVDVEGEALSGRSAAEPAPSESAELEAART from the coding sequence GTGGCTACTTTCCTGTATCGAGTGGGCCGTCTGGCCTTCCGGCGGCGCTGGTACGTCGCCCTGGTCTGGGCGGCCGTCCTGGCCGCCGTCGGACTGGGTGCCCTGAAGGCCCCGGGCGCCGTCGACGAGGAGTTCTCGATGCCGGGCATCGAGTCGCAGAACGCGTTCGACCTGATGGAGGAGCGCTTCCCGGGTGCGACGGCGGACGGCGCCACCGCGCGGGTCGTCTTCGTCGCGCCGGGCGGGCAGAAGATGACCGCCGCCGAGAACAAGAAGGCCGTCGAGGAGGCCGTGGCCGAGCTCGGTGACGGATCGCAGGTCGCGAGTGCCGTCGACCCGTTCCGGACGCAGGCCGTCAGCAAGGACGGCACGACGGCGTATTCGACGGTCACCTACAAGGTCGGTGCGAGCGAGCTCACCGACGCGAGCAAGGCGCATCTGGAGCGGACGCTCACGCAGGCCCAGGAGTCGGGGCTGACCGTCGAGGCCGGCGGGACCGCCATGGACGACGGCGGTGGTCCGGGCGGGGCGGCCGAGGTCATCGGCGTCGCCATCGCCGCCGTCGTCCTGCTCGTCACGTTCGGGTCCCTCGCCGCCGCCGGGCTGCCGCTGCTGACGGCCGTCATCGGCGTCGGCGTCAGCATGGCCACGATCCTCGCCCTGTCGAGCGCGCTCGGCCTGTCCACCACGACCGGCACCCTCGCCATGATGCTGGGCCTGGCCGTCGGCATCGACTACGCCCTGTTCGTCGTCTCGCGCTACCGGGAGGAGCGGGCCAAGGGCCGTGCGCCGCAGGAGGCGGTGGGGATGGCCGTCGGTACGGCCGGCTCCGCGGTCGTCTTCGCCGGGCTCACCGTCGTGATCGCGCTCGCCGGGCTCGCGGTGGTCGGCATCCCGATGCTCACCAAGATGGGCCTGGCCGCGGCGGGCGCGGTCGTCGTCGGCGTCTTGATCGCGCTGACGCTGGTCCCGGCCTTCCTCGGCTTCTGGCCGAACGCGGTGCTGTCGCGGCGGGCCCGCAAGAGCGGCCGTACAGAGGAGAGCGTCGAGAGCAACGGCGGCACCCGCTGGGCGCGGTTCGTGCTGCGCCGGCCGCTGCCCGTGCTGCTCCTCGGCGTCGTGGGACTCGGGGCGCTCGCCGTGCCGATGACGGGTCTGCAGCTGGGCATGCCCGGTGACGAGGCCAAGTCCACCTCCACCACCGAGCGGCGGGCCTACGACGCGCTCGCCGAGGCCTTCGGGCCGGGCTTCAACGGGCCGTTGACCGTCGTCGTGGACGCCAAGGGGGATGCGGATCCGAAGGGCGCAGTCAGCACGATCGCCGAGGAGATCGGCGGCACGAAGGGGGTCGTGTCCGTCTCCCCCGCCCGCTTCAACGGCGCCGGGGACACCGCCGTCTTCTCGGTGGTGCCGTCCACCGCGCCGACCGACGAGAGGACCAAGGACCTGGTGACGACCATCCGGGGCGAGCGGGACGGAGTCGAGGCCGGGACGGGGGCCACCTTCGAGGTCACCGGCACCACCGCGATGAACATCGACATCGCCGGCAAGGTGCAGGCCGCGCTCGTGCCGTATCTGATCGTCGTGGTCGGGCTGGCGATCTTGCTGCTGCTGGTGGTCTTCCGGTCGCTGCTCGTGCCGTTGAAGGCGGCCCTCGGCTTCCTGCTGTCGGTGCTGGCCTCCCTCGGCGCGGTCGTCGTGGTCTTCCAGCAGGGGCACGGCGCCGAACTGCTGGGCGTCGAGCAGACCGGGCCGATCATGAGCCTGATGCCGATCTTCCTGGTGGGCATCGTCTTCGGGCTGGCCATGGACTACGAGGTCTTCCTCGTCTCGCGGATGCGGGAGGCGTACGTCCACGGCGAGTCGTCCGGCCAGGCGGTCACGTCCGGCTTCCGGCACAGCGCCCGCGTGGTCGTGGCCGCCGCCCTGATCATGATCGCGGTCTTCGCCGGGTTCATCGGCGAGAGCGACTCCATGATCAAGATGATCGGGTTCGGGCTCGCCTCCGCCGTACTCCTCGACGCCTTCGTCGTACGGATGGCGATCGTGCCCGCGGTCCTCGCCCTGCTCGGCGACAAGGCCTGGTGGCTGCCGAAGTGGCTGGACCGGATCCTGCCCCGGGTCGACGTGGAGGGGGAGGCGCTCAGCGGGCGGTCCGCGGCGGAACCCGCCCCGAGCGAGTCGGCCGAACTGGAAGCGGCGCGCACCTGA
- a CDS encoding vWA domain-containing protein yields MGRPLDREKLFAARLHAARVRPYLATALFALHVVESWRVPTMAVDRHWRCYVSPGFVARTPVEELAGVWVHEVSHLLRDHHGRGDRVARERGLTGPGERLRMNIAADCEINDDVYGDGLARPEGAVEPATLQLPEGELMEDYLRQFRLGPRTQDLAWLDCGSGADGLEREWDLGADGAHGLSAQERDAVRFRVAQGITGRPGSASQGWQRWAEEAFHPPQPWRELLGAAVRSAAGGPGAGEDYTYGRPSRRSASVPGTVLPSLRRRPPRVCVVIDTSGSVSDAELGSALLEVAAISRAVGGRRDLVSVVPCDAAAGGVHRVCRAEGIPLVGGGGTDLRAGFARALRAQPRPDVVVALTDGQTPWPSTRPPCRTVVGLFPRQQSARSWDEDDPEYVPDAPPAWARVVEIGSVGAGR; encoded by the coding sequence GTGGGGCGACCCCTGGACCGGGAAAAGCTCTTTGCCGCCCGGCTTCACGCCGCTCGGGTCCGCCCCTATCTGGCCACCGCCCTGTTCGCCCTGCACGTCGTCGAGTCGTGGCGGGTGCCGACGATGGCTGTGGACCGGCACTGGCGGTGTTATGTCTCGCCGGGGTTCGTGGCGCGGACGCCGGTGGAGGAGCTGGCCGGGGTGTGGGTGCACGAGGTGTCGCATCTGCTGCGGGATCATCACGGGCGCGGCGACCGGGTGGCGCGTGAGCGCGGGCTGACCGGGCCCGGGGAGCGGCTGCGGATGAACATCGCCGCGGACTGCGAGATCAACGACGACGTGTACGGCGACGGGCTCGCCCGGCCCGAAGGTGCCGTCGAACCGGCGACGCTGCAACTGCCCGAGGGCGAGCTCATGGAGGACTACCTGCGGCAGTTCCGGCTGGGACCGCGGACGCAGGACCTGGCCTGGCTGGACTGCGGCAGCGGGGCCGACGGGCTGGAGCGGGAGTGGGATCTGGGCGCCGACGGCGCGCACGGGCTGAGCGCGCAGGAACGCGACGCCGTCCGGTTCCGGGTGGCGCAGGGCATCACCGGGCGGCCGGGCAGCGCCTCACAGGGGTGGCAGCGGTGGGCCGAGGAGGCCTTCCATCCGCCGCAGCCCTGGCGGGAGTTGCTGGGGGCGGCCGTGCGGTCGGCCGCCGGTGGCCCCGGTGCCGGCGAGGACTACACCTACGGCCGCCCTTCGCGCCGCTCCGCCTCGGTGCCCGGCACCGTCCTGCCGAGCCTGCGGCGCAGGCCGCCCCGCGTCTGTGTCGTCATCGACACCTCCGGCTCGGTCAGTGACGCCGAACTGGGCAGCGCCCTGCTGGAGGTCGCCGCGATCTCCCGGGCCGTCGGCGGGCGCCGGGACCTGGTCAGCGTGGTGCCGTGCGACGCGGCGGCCGGGGGCGTCCACCGGGTCTGCCGTGCCGAGGGAATTCCGCTGGTCGGGGGCGGGGGAACGGATCTGCGCGCGGGCTTCGCCAGGGCACTGCGCGCACAGCCACGGCCCGATGTCGTCGTGGCCCTGACCGACGGCCAGACACCCTGGCCGAGCACCCGGCCGCCGTGCCGGACCGTGGTGGGGCTGTTCCCGCGGCAGCAGTCGGCCCGGTCATGGGACGAGGACGATCCCGAGTACGTACCGGACGCACCGCCGGCGTGGGCGCGTGTGGTCGAGATCGGGTCGGTGGGAGCGGGCCGGTGA
- a CDS encoding AAA family ATPase has translation MPTCTQNQPALSQLDVAADLLAILRDTTTEPRPDVQLEALTLAVAADLPVLLWGEPGIGKTAALTQLADTLDLPLTTVIASVHEPSDFSGLPVVGDDPAEQGVPMAPPDWAVRLVKAGRGLLFLDELSTAPPAVQAALLRLVLERRIGALRLPPGVRIVAAANPRSSAADGWELSAPLANRFVHLQWTHDHEVVVRGLGGTWPRATLPRLDPEKLAGAVDFARRAVCGLLSGRPGLVHRLPSGEARRGGPWPSPRSWEMTQCLVAFATAAGASREVLSLLVRGTVGDGPGLELLASVDRMDLPDPELLLADPAGAELPERGDLRQAALDGVVEAVRGKPDKSRWDAAWALLVRAVETGAPDLVVVPATTLASLRQEHWDVPAAIDRLAGVVTLSRRADHTAARTAAVAAQAGRR, from the coding sequence ATGCCCACATGCACCCAGAACCAGCCCGCCCTGTCCCAACTCGACGTCGCTGCCGACCTGTTGGCCATCCTCCGCGACACCACCACCGAACCCCGCCCCGACGTACAACTGGAGGCCCTCACCCTGGCCGTCGCCGCCGATCTGCCCGTCCTCCTGTGGGGTGAGCCGGGGATCGGCAAGACCGCCGCGCTCACCCAACTCGCCGACACCCTGGACCTTCCGCTGACCACGGTGATCGCCAGCGTCCACGAACCGTCCGACTTCTCGGGGCTGCCCGTCGTCGGGGACGACCCCGCGGAACAGGGAGTGCCGATGGCTCCGCCGGACTGGGCCGTACGGCTGGTGAAGGCCGGGCGGGGGCTGCTGTTCCTGGACGAGTTGTCGACCGCGCCGCCGGCTGTCCAGGCCGCACTGCTGCGGCTCGTGCTGGAGCGGCGGATCGGGGCGTTGCGGCTGCCACCGGGCGTGCGGATCGTGGCCGCCGCCAATCCGCGGTCCTCGGCGGCGGACGGGTGGGAGCTGAGCGCGCCGTTGGCCAACCGGTTCGTGCATCTGCAGTGGACCCACGATCACGAGGTCGTCGTACGCGGACTGGGTGGCACCTGGCCACGGGCGACCCTGCCGCGGCTCGACCCGGAGAAGCTGGCGGGGGCCGTGGACTTCGCCCGGCGCGCCGTGTGCGGGTTGCTCTCCGGGCGGCCGGGGCTGGTGCACCGGCTGCCCAGCGGCGAGGCGCGGCGGGGTGGGCCGTGGCCCTCGCCCCGGAGCTGGGAGATGACACAGTGCCTGGTCGCCTTCGCCACCGCGGCGGGGGCCTCGCGGGAGGTGCTCTCCCTGCTGGTGCGGGGCACGGTGGGGGACGGGCCGGGGCTCGAACTGCTGGCGAGCGTCGACCGGATGGATCTGCCGGACCCCGAGCTGTTGCTCGCCGACCCGGCGGGGGCCGAGCTGCCCGAGCGGGGGGATCTGCGGCAGGCCGCGCTGGACGGGGTGGTCGAGGCGGTTCGAGGGAAGCCGGACAAGTCCCGCTGGGACGCGGCCTGGGCTCTCCTGGTCCGCGCCGTGGAAACCGGCGCCCCGGACCTCGTCGTCGTCCCCGCCACCACACTCGCCTCCCTCCGCCAGGAGCACTGGGACGTACCGGCCGCCATCGACCGGCTCGCCGGAGTGGTGACCCTGTCCCGACGAGCGGACCACACGGCCGCACGGACAGCTGCGGTCGCGGCGCAGGCGGGGCGGCGATGA
- a CDS encoding expansin EXLX1 family cellulose-binding protein — protein sequence MASPSHRRRSPRKWRAALVPAVVVAAVALAASLLMALRPDGNPTAADAPTSPVAGRHSKAPPTAPSRALKPTPTPSMPSPSSPPATTTAPTRASGSASARATPQPASASAPLAGRIRPSVTYDGIATFYDTGNGDGACLYGPTDEVMTAAMNHADYETSQACGAYVRVRASGGASVTVRITNECPLPCAPGQLDLSAQAFAKLAAPSAGRIPITWSLLSPGTPEAPESISIRYKTGSSSHWCGIQAVGHRNPLARLEVRDGGGWRQLRRTEYNYFLSEQGRGCGGELRLTDLYGERLTLDGLPVRPDVLQPTRVQFAAH from the coding sequence GTGGCATCCCCCTCCCACCGCCGCCGGTCCCCCCGCAAGTGGCGCGCGGCCCTGGTCCCAGCCGTGGTCGTGGCGGCCGTCGCGCTCGCCGCATCCCTGCTCATGGCCCTGCGCCCCGACGGGAACCCCACGGCAGCCGATGCCCCGACATCACCTGTCGCCGGCCGTCACTCCAAGGCCCCCCCGACAGCACCGAGCCGTGCACTGAAGCCGACGCCGACCCCGTCCATGCCGTCCCCATCCTCACCGCCCGCCACGACCACCGCACCTACGCGCGCATCCGGCTCAGCTTCAGCCAGGGCGACACCGCAGCCGGCCTCCGCCTCGGCCCCACTGGCGGGACGCATCCGCCCCAGCGTCACCTACGACGGAATCGCCACCTTCTACGACACCGGAAACGGCGACGGTGCCTGCCTGTACGGCCCGACCGACGAGGTCATGACCGCGGCGATGAACCACGCGGACTACGAGACCTCCCAGGCGTGCGGGGCGTACGTACGCGTCAGGGCGTCCGGCGGCGCCTCCGTCACGGTCCGCATCACCAACGAATGCCCTCTGCCCTGCGCCCCCGGCCAACTCGACCTCAGCGCCCAGGCGTTCGCCAAGCTCGCGGCCCCCTCGGCCGGCCGCATCCCGATCACCTGGAGCCTGCTGAGTCCCGGGACGCCCGAGGCGCCCGAGAGCATCTCGATCCGCTACAAGACAGGTTCCAGCAGCCACTGGTGCGGCATCCAGGCGGTGGGCCACCGAAACCCGCTGGCCCGTCTGGAGGTCCGCGACGGGGGAGGCTGGCGGCAGCTCCGGCGCACGGAGTACAACTACTTCCTCTCCGAGCAGGGGCGCGGCTGCGGGGGCGAGTTGAGACTCACCGACCTATACGGGGAGAGGCTGACGCTCGACGGTCTCCCCGTACGCCCGGATGTCCTGCAGCCGACCCGGGTCCAGTTCGCGGCGCACTGA